From the genome of Bacillota bacterium:
GCCCTGGTTGCGGGTGGCCAGGACGAGCCTCCTCACGGCCGCGCGCCGGTCGCGTCGCCGCGTCTGGCCGCGGCCCCACCGATCTTCTCGGCCAGTTCCCCGAGGACTTCCCGCTGGACCCGGACGGTCTCCCTCGCCCCGATCCGCCCCAGGCCGAGGAGCTTGTCCAACTCCTCGCCACTGAAGGTGGCTTCCTCGCCGGTCCCCTGGATCTCGATGAGCCGGCCGCCGCCGGTGAAGACCAGGTTCATGTCGACGCCGGCCGCCGAGTCCTCCGCGTAGCACAGGTCGAGCACCGGCTGGTCGGCGATAATCCCGACGCTGACGGCGGCGCAGTAGTCGGTCAGGGGTAGACGGGCGATCATCTCCCGCCGCCGCATCAGCTCCAGACAATCGACCAGGGCGACGAAGGCCCCGTTGATCGAGGCCGTTCTCGTCCCCCCGTCGGCTTGAATCACGTCGCAGTCAAGATAAATGGTGCGTTCGCCGAGGGCCGGCAGATCGGTGACGGCCCGCAGAGAACGGCCGATGAGACGCTGAATCTCGAAGACCCGGCCACCCGGATGCCCCTGGATGTAGTCGCGGGCCTGACGCGTGTTGGTCGAACGCGGGAGCATCCCGTACTCAGCGGTGACCCAGCCCTTCCCCGAGCCCTTCAGGAAGGACGGGACCTTCTCATCGAGGCTGGCCGTGCAGATCACCTTGGTCTCGCCCGACTCGACGAGGACCGAGCCCTCCGGGTGTTTCAGGTAGTGCCGGGTGATCTTCAGTGGGCGGAGCTGGTCGGGACGACGGCCATCGGGACGCGTCAAGTTCAACCACCCTTTGGTGAACGGAATTTGGGGCTGGCTGGGCGCGATTTCGGGGCTGGCTGGGCGCGATCTGCCGGGCTAGAACTCGTTAAGATCGACCAGTTGGGCCTCGCTGATCGGCCGGCCCACGAGCCTTCCCCCGATGGTCCGGAAACGCTCCGGATCGCCGCTGGTGAAATAGAGGTGCCGCGGCCCCCGGGCGGACGGCGGAGCCTCCAGCCCTTTCTGGCGAA
Proteins encoded in this window:
- the rph gene encoding ribonuclease PH, coding for MTRPDGRRPDQLRPLKITRHYLKHPEGSVLVESGETKVICTASLDEKVPSFLKGSGKGWVTAEYGMLPRSTNTRQARDYIQGHPGGRVFEIQRLIGRSLRAVTDLPALGERTIYLDCDVIQADGGTRTASINGAFVALVDCLELMRRREMIARLPLTDYCAAVSVGIIADQPVLDLCYAEDSAAGVDMNLVFTGGGRLIEIQGTGEEATFSGEELDKLLGLGRIGARETVRVQREVLGELAEKIGGAAARRGDATGARP